The following are encoded together in the Salvia hispanica cultivar TCC Black 2014 chromosome 6, UniMelb_Shisp_WGS_1.0, whole genome shotgun sequence genome:
- the LOC125191756 gene encoding RNA pseudouridine synthase 6, chloroplastic-like — translation MAVGAAVSFSSILSGSAVATLVYASSFRRTIFSPTSLARTLTSSHLSFKHIYKHHSCNVFNRNLSCRSTAPAHTSTKMSIPTCDNSYPPYERLLPCPSQNGPPRVEHMVVLEGGPVLEYISKALDIPPLFVADLIHFGAVFYALVCPDPPRTATPEQIKDFKKFTDPSLLRNRSSIKGKTIREAQKTFRITRTDEFVESGTYLRVHVHPKRFPRCYEIDWKSRIIAVTESYVVLDKPAGTSVGGTTDNIEETCATFTTRALGLDDPLKTTHQIDNCTEGCVVLARTKEYCSVFHGKIRDKKVKKLYLALAAAPVPVGILTHYMRPVNIAPRLVSEDFISGWPLCQLEVLECKKVPWPNDIIEEQNKIDVCGWPTRDFAYECKINLLTGRTHQIRAQLAARGAPLVGDTMYMPAVISEAEYPGLNPFGTNKKEYSSDDAKATAVEEWIAHHGKEPTVAIGLQACHISWDDGEHTYEAGSPWWM, via the exons ATGGCGGTCGGCGCCGCCGTGTCCTTCTCATCAATTCTCAGCGGCTCCGCGGTCGCCACACTTGTATACGCCTCTAGTTTCCGCCGAACCATCTTTTCTCCTACCAGCCTCGCTCGGACGTTAACCTCCTCGCACCTCTCTTTCAAACATATTTACAAACACCACAGCTGCAATGTATTCAACAGGAACTTGAGCTGCAGATCAACCGCGCCTGCTCATACTAGTACCAAAATGTCTATTCCTACTTGCGATAATAG CTATCCTCCTTATGAGCGCCTCCTTCCCTGTCCATCTCAGAATGGACCTCCAAGGGTAGAACACATGGTTGTTTTAGAAGGAGGCCCAGTTCTTGAGTACATTAGTAAAGCTCTGGATATTCCACCCCT ATTTGTTGCAGACCTGATTCACTTTGGTGCTGTATTTTATGCTCTTGTATGCCCTGACCCCCCTCGAACTGCTACACCTGAGCAAATAAaagatttcaagaaatttaCAGATCCATCACTTCTAAGAAATAGATCATCTATTAAAGGGAAGACCATACGAGAAGCACAAAAAACGTTTCGCATAACTCGCACAGATGAGTTTGTCGAGTCTGGAACTTACTTACGGGTGCATGTACATCCAAAACGCTTTCCAAG ATGTTACGAGATAGACTGGAAATCTCGAATTATTGCTGTGACTGAAAGCTATGTGGTGTTGGACAAACCAGCCGGTACATCA GTTGGAGGAACCACAGACAATATTGAAGAAACTTGTGCAACATTTACTACTCGTGCCTTAGGACTGGACGATCCGTTGAAGACTACCCACCAGATTGATAATTGCACTGAGGGCTG TGTAGTGTTGGCAAGAACAAAGGAATACTGCTCAGTTTTTCATGGCAAAATACGG GATAAAAAGGTTAAGAAGCTCTATCTTGCACTTGCTGCTGCTCCTGTACCAGTTGGAATACTTACACACTATATGCGTCCAGTCAATATTGCGCCCCGACTTGTATCTGAAG ATTTTATCAGTGGTTGGCCTTTGTGCCAACTTGAGGTCTTAGAGTGCAAGAAGGTTCCTTGGCCaaatgatataattgaagaacaaaacaaaatcgaTGTTTGTGGATGGCCGACTAGAGATTTTGCTTATGAGTGCAAAATCAACCTCTTGACAGGTCGGACGCACCAG ATTCGAGCACAATTGGCTGCCCGTGGTGCCCCTCTAGTGGGTGACACAATGTACATGCCAGCTGTGATTTCTGAGGCTGAATACCCCGGGCTGAATCCGTTTGGCACGAACAAGAAAGAGTATTCCAGTGATGATGCCAAAGCCACAGCTGTTGAAGAATGGATTGCACACCACGGAAAGGAACCTACTGTTGCCATTGGTCTTCAAGCATGCCACATTTCGTGGGATGACGGGGAGCATACTTATGAGGCTGGATCACCATGGTGGATGTAA